In a genomic window of Saccharothrix sp. HUAS TT1:
- a CDS encoding SagB family peptide dehydrogenase, whose protein sequence is MRAKVAEHATLFYQDGAVVWDDYLHHRQFAISETAELLCRKFTEFTDVDEMLAPLAEPDRVALRGVLDELVEAGVLIVEGSPEHERERRLLAGWRDWGTSARHFHFASRTLADAPYQASAEHDAALDAKLVAEPPPAPFRSLGRTAVLLPRLDGSSKWAGAGLLDVLLSRRTTREFGPGPLPLTKVAELLAVLGGPSPVRSRIGRSGTVFKTSPSGGGRHPVELYAHVRGVEPLEHGWYHYNGLAHALEPIGVTWTPAEMAAAAGDQEWVGQAPLVLAYTGVLERTRWRYDTSRAYRVVQMDVGHLSQTAYLVATAMGFGIGFTAALRDELVEQALGCDAYHEVVLGLSALGPLPE, encoded by the coding sequence GTGCGGGCAAAGGTCGCTGAGCACGCGACGCTGTTCTACCAGGACGGCGCCGTGGTCTGGGACGACTACCTGCACCACCGCCAGTTCGCGATCAGCGAGACCGCCGAGCTGCTGTGCCGCAAGTTCACCGAGTTCACCGACGTGGACGAGATGCTGGCGCCGCTGGCCGAGCCGGACCGGGTGGCGCTGCGCGGGGTGCTGGACGAGCTGGTCGAGGCGGGCGTGCTGATCGTCGAGGGCTCGCCCGAGCACGAGCGGGAGCGCAGGCTGCTGGCCGGCTGGCGCGACTGGGGCACGTCGGCGCGGCACTTCCACTTCGCCAGCCGCACCCTCGCCGACGCGCCGTACCAGGCGTCGGCCGAGCACGACGCGGCCCTGGACGCCAAGCTGGTCGCCGAACCGCCGCCCGCGCCGTTCCGCAGCCTCGGCCGCACCGCCGTGCTGCTGCCGCGCCTGGACGGCTCCTCGAAGTGGGCCGGGGCGGGCCTGCTCGACGTGCTGCTGTCCCGCCGCACGACCCGCGAGTTCGGCCCCGGGCCCCTGCCGCTGACCAAGGTCGCCGAGCTGCTGGCCGTGCTGGGCGGCCCCTCGCCGGTGCGGTCGCGGATCGGGCGGTCCGGCACGGTGTTCAAGACCAGCCCGTCCGGCGGCGGGCGGCACCCGGTGGAGCTGTACGCGCACGTGCGCGGCGTCGAGCCGCTGGAGCACGGCTGGTACCACTACAACGGGCTCGCGCACGCGCTTGAGCCCATAGGGGTGACGTGGACACCGGCCGAGATGGCCGCGGCGGCCGGTGACCAGGAGTGGGTGGGACAGGCTCCGTTGGTCCTCGCGTACACCGGCGTCCTCGAACGGACCAGGTGGCGTTACGACACGTCACGTGCTTACCGCGTTGTGCAAATGGACGTGGGCCACCTGTCCCAAACGGCTTATCTGGTTGCTACGGCAATGGGTTTTGGTATCGGCTTCACCGCAGCATTGCGGGATGAGCTGGTCGAACAAGCACTCGGCTGTGACGCTTATCACGAAGTTGTACTTGGCCTGAGCGCCTTGGGTCCATTACCCGAATGA